In Caldibacillus debilis DSM 16016, the sequence GTCAATTCCGGTTCGTTGGCAAGATGCAAATATGTAAATAAAATCAAGCCTTCCCGGAAATATTTGTATTCGCCGGGCAACGGCTCCTTCACTTTGATGACCATATCTGCATTCCAGACATCCTCGGGATCGTCGACGATCTTCGCCCCGGCCGACACATACTCTTCATCGGTAAACCCGGCCCCAAGCCCGGCGTTCCTTTCGAGGAGGACTTCATGGCCATGGTTGACCAGGTGGTGGACGCCGGCAGGACTTACTGCAACACGGTTTTCATTATTTTTTATTTCCTTAGGGACGCCAATTCGCATCGGCGGATCACACCTCCAATTTCAATGTTTTCCATCCCTTCTTTTTTAATTTATACCATTTTGACAAAACATCCAAGCAGAGTTCGAAGCGCTTTCAATTTTCGTTAACTTGTTGAAATTCAGAACCTCCCGCTTTTTCTTTCAAGGTATAATAGAAATGGGAGGGGATTTCGCGATGAATTATAAAAACATTATTGTCGCCATCGACGGTTCGAAAGAAGCGGAACGGGCCTTTAAGAAGGCGTTGAAAATCGCCAAACAGTCAGGGGGGAAACTGTTTCTGACCCATATCATCGACATTCATTCCCTCGCAAGGCTGGAGGCCTTTGACCAATCGCTTTCCGAGCGCGTCGATCAAATGGCCCAGGAAATGATGCTCAGCTATAAAGAACAAGCGGTCAACGAAGGGATCGATGATGTGACGATCGTCATCGATTACGGCTCCCCCAAAGTGAAAATCGCCAAGGATATCGCCAAAAAATTTGATGCCGATTTAATCGTTTGCGGCGCCACTGGATTAAATGCCGTCGAACGCTTTATCATCGGCAGCGTCTCCGAGGCCATCGTCCGCCACGCCAAATGCGATGTCCTCGTCGTCCGCAGCGAAGAAGAGGAATAAACGGGGAGGGGGGAAACGTTTCCGCCCCTCCTCTTTTTGTATCGACCCATTTCCGCAATTTAAACACTGCATCGTCCCTCCGTCCCGGCCGGATCTTCCGCCTTCGCCAGGGACACGCCCCG encodes:
- a CDS encoding universal stress protein, whose amino-acid sequence is MNYKNIIVAIDGSKEAERAFKKALKIAKQSGGKLFLTHIIDIHSLARLEAFDQSLSERVDQMAQEMMLSYKEQAVNEGIDDVTIVIDYGSPKVKIAKDIAKKFDADLIVCGATGLNAVERFIIGSVSEAIVRHAKCDVLVVRSEEEE